In Apium graveolens cultivar Ventura chromosome 10, ASM990537v1, whole genome shotgun sequence, the following are encoded in one genomic region:
- the LOC141692534 gene encoding thiosulfate/3-mercaptopyruvate sulfurtransferase 1, mitochondrial-like, whose translation MAATILSRTVFATSRVINSSFAVPLKTQFLSSVFNIKPLHLRVAPYAKYRTSGYFSTMASSVSGVTTSSSVQSMSTSESVVSVDWLHANLRDPDMKVLDASWYMPNEQRNPLQEYQVAHIPGALFFDVDGISDQATNLPHMLPSEDAFAAAVSALGIENKDGVVVYDGKGIFSAARVWWMFRVFGHDKIWVLDGGLPRWRASGYDVESSASSDAILKASAASDAIEKVYQGQAVTPITFQARFQQHLVWNLEQVQKNIEENSHQLVDARSKPRFDGTAPEPRKGIKSGHVPGSKCIPFPQVLDGSQSLLPPADLKEKFEQEGVSLDKPIVTSCGTGVTACILALGLHRLGKTDIPVYDGSWTEWGAHSDTPVSTSESS comes from the exons ATGGCAGCTACAATCTTATCAAGAACTGTTTTTGCTACTTCTCGTGTAATTAACTCATCTTTTGCTGTTCCTCTCAAGACCCAGTTTTTATCTTCTGTGTTTAAC ATAAAGCCTTTACACTTGAGGGTTGCTCCTTATGCTAAATATAGGACTTCTGGTTATTTTTCTACTATGGCTTCATCTGTTAGTGGGGTGACAACTTCTTCATCGGTCCAATCCATGTCTACTAGTGAATCTGTTGTATCAGTTGATTGGCTCCATGCAAATTTGCGAGATCCGGATATGAAG GTTCTAGATGCATCCTGGTATATGCCAAACGAGCAGAGGAACCCACTACAAGAGTATCAA GTCGCCCACATTCCTGGTGCCCTTTTCTTTGACGTTGATGGGATATCAGATCAAGCTACAAAT TTGCCACACATGCTGCCATCCGAAGATGCTTTTGCTGCTGCCGTTTCAGCTCTTGGTATTGAGAATAAAGACGGAGTCGTTGTTTATGATGGAAAGGGTATTTTTAGTGCAGCTCGAGTATGGTG GATGTTCCGAGTTTTTGGGCATGATAAAATATGGGTGTTAGATGGAGGCCTTCCAAGATGGCGGGCTTCAGGATATGATGTTGAATCAAGTGCTTCTAGTGATGCTATCCTGAAAGCTAGTGCTGCAAGTGACGCAATAGAGAAAGTATATCAAGGACAGGCA GTTACACCAATTACATTTCAAGCCAGATTTCAACAGCATCTTGTTTGGAATTTAGAGCAG GTTCAAAAGAACATTGAGGAAAATTCACATCAACTCGTAGATGCTCGTTCAAAGCCCAG GTTTGATGGGACTGCGCCTGAACCTAGGAAGGGAATAAAAAGTGGCCATGTACCTGGAAGCAAGTGCATTCCTTTTCCACAG GTGTTGGATGGCTCGCAGTCACTCTTACCACCAGCTGATCTGAAAGAAAAATTTGAGCAAGAAG GCGTCTCTTTGGACAAACCTATTGTAACTTCATGTGGCACTGGTGTGACGGCTTGCATCCTTGCACTG GGTCTCCACCGTCTTGGAAAGACTGACATTCCAGTATACGATGGGTCCTGGACAGAATGGGGAGCACATTCCGATACTCCAGTTTCCACTTCTGAATCTAGTTAA